From the genome of Deinococcus sp. JMULE3, one region includes:
- a CDS encoding ABC transporter permease yields the protein MTTTTVPQSTPKQDSIFWRRFRRSTPGKVGAVIVLAFVLLAVFASVLKPYDPRNEPNRYSLRLKPPSVTALWNEEAKQTYTDPVSGKVNVFAAPFGTDNLGRDIMTRVLHGTRISLKVGVVSTILALVIGSLLGVLAGYFGGWLDSVLGYVTDVMLAFPGILLAIGFASIFSADNPPLLIAGMDRLFALNSPQLVTAMLAVSLVQIPVYLRLARGVVLSIREREFVAAAGALGASQGRMVFRHVLPNSLSPLIVQGALSIATATIEVAALGFLGIGAQPPLPEWGTMISDSRQYYLDAPWTMIFPGLAIFLTVLGFNLLGDGLRDVLDPRSTQ from the coding sequence ATGACGACAACGACTGTTCCGCAGTCCACTCCCAAGCAGGACAGCATCTTCTGGCGGCGCTTCCGGCGCAGCACGCCCGGCAAGGTCGGCGCGGTGATCGTGCTGGCGTTCGTGCTGCTGGCCGTGTTCGCCAGCGTCCTGAAACCCTACGATCCGCGCAACGAACCCAACCGCTACAGCCTGCGCCTGAAACCGCCGTCCGTCACGGCCCTGTGGAACGAGGAGGCGAAGCAGACGTACACCGACCCCGTCAGCGGGAAGGTGAACGTGTTCGCCGCGCCGTTCGGGACGGACAATCTGGGGCGCGACATCATGACGCGCGTGCTGCACGGCACCCGCATCAGCCTGAAGGTCGGGGTGGTCAGCACCATCCTGGCCCTGGTGATCGGGTCGCTGCTGGGCGTCCTCGCCGGGTACTTCGGCGGGTGGCTCGACAGCGTCCTGGGCTACGTCACGGACGTGATGCTGGCCTTCCCCGGCATCCTGCTCGCCATCGGCTTCGCCAGCATCTTCAGCGCCGACAACCCGCCGCTGCTGATCGCGGGCATGGACCGCCTGTTCGCACTGAACAGCCCGCAGCTGGTCACCGCGATGCTGGCCGTGTCGCTGGTACAGATTCCGGTGTACCTGCGCCTGGCGCGCGGCGTGGTGCTGTCCATCCGCGAGCGGGAGTTCGTGGCCGCCGCCGGGGCGCTGGGCGCCTCGCAGGGCCGCATGGTGTTCCGGCACGTGCTGCCCAACAGCCTCTCGCCGCTGATCGTGCAGGGCGCGCTGAGCATCGCCACCGCGACCATCGAGGTCGCCGCGCTGGGCTTCCTGGGCATCGGCGCGCAGCCGCCCCTGCCTGAGTGGGGCACCATGATCAGCGACAGCCGCCAGTACTACCTGGACGCCCCCTGGACCATGATCTTCCCCGGTCTGGCGATCTTCCTGACCGTGCTGGGCTTCAACCTGCTCGGCGACGGCCTGCGCGACGTCCTGGACCCCCGCAGCACCCAGTAG
- a CDS encoding glutaredoxin family protein: protein MPLPTLTLYTRAGCHLCEQAAANLGAAALAFTPVDIDADPDLRARWTDHVPVLAWTPPGQPEQVLGKGAFSRARAGQIKLHLMRTAPGT, encoded by the coding sequence GTGCCCCTGCCGACCCTGACGCTGTACACCCGCGCCGGGTGTCACCTGTGCGAACAGGCCGCTGCGAACCTCGGCGCGGCGGCCCTTGCGTTCACCCCGGTGGACATCGACGCCGACCCCGACCTGCGTGCCCGCTGGACCGATCACGTCCCGGTGCTGGCCTGGACGCCGCCCGGCCAGCCGGAGCAGGTGCTCGGCAAGGGTGCGTTCAGCCGCGCGCGGGCCGGGCAGATCAAACTGCACCTCATGCGGACCGCACCCGGCACCTGA
- the ftsY gene encoding signal recognition particle-docking protein FtsY translates to MSWLERLRDGLSKTRKQINDTAGFLGTDVRDVLTNRLDTIEDLEYALIAADVGRAATEEILEDIRRSEGKNLQDALMDALTLQLEPDSKRAEFRKLGFSPDARRSSVDPRGHVVMVIGVNGVGKTTTIAKLGQYYVDRGRSVMFAAGDTFRAAAGTQLGVWGDRLGIPVVQGVDGGDPAAVAFDGAAARAARGTDLLFVDTAGRLHNKHNLMEELKKVRRVIEKADPNEPAEVWLVLDAVTGQNGLQQAKKFHEATPLTGVIVTKLDGTAKGGILVPIVRELGVPIKFIGVGEQPGDLQPFDSREFVRALFDVNIPRE, encoded by the coding sequence GTGAGCTGGCTCGAACGCCTCCGCGACGGGCTGTCCAAGACCCGCAAGCAGATCAACGACACCGCAGGCTTCCTGGGCACGGACGTCCGCGACGTCCTCACCAACCGCCTGGACACCATCGAGGACCTCGAGTACGCCCTGATCGCCGCCGACGTGGGCCGCGCCGCCACCGAGGAGATCCTGGAGGACATCCGCCGCAGCGAGGGCAAGAACCTCCAGGACGCGCTGATGGACGCCCTGACCCTGCAGCTCGAACCGGACTCGAAACGTGCCGAGTTCCGCAAGCTGGGCTTCAGCCCCGACGCGCGGCGCAGCAGCGTGGACCCCAGGGGCCACGTCGTCATGGTGATCGGTGTGAACGGGGTGGGGAAGACCACCACCATCGCCAAGCTCGGGCAGTACTACGTGGACCGCGGTCGCAGCGTCATGTTCGCCGCCGGGGACACCTTCCGCGCCGCCGCCGGCACGCAGCTGGGCGTCTGGGGTGACCGGCTGGGCATCCCGGTCGTGCAGGGCGTGGACGGGGGCGACCCGGCCGCCGTGGCCTTCGACGGGGCCGCTGCCCGCGCGGCGCGCGGCACGGACCTGCTGTTCGTGGACACCGCCGGGCGGCTGCACAACAAGCACAACCTGATGGAGGAACTGAAGAAGGTCCGCCGCGTGATCGAGAAGGCCGACCCGAACGAACCGGCCGAGGTCTGGCTGGTGCTGGACGCCGTGACCGGCCAGAACGGCCTGCAGCAGGCCAAGAAGTTCCACGAGGCCACCCCGCTGACCGGCGTGATCGTCACGAAACTGGACGGCACCGCCAAGGGCGGCATTCTGGTGCCGATCGTGCGGGAACTGGGCGTGCCGATCAAGTTCATCGGGGTGGGCGAGCAGCCCGGCGACCTGCAACCCTTCGACAGCCGCGAGTTCGTCCGCGCGCTGTTCGACGTGAACATCCCCCGCGAATAG
- a CDS encoding bifunctional diguanylate cyclase/phosphodiesterase, giving the protein MTDGRPHLNPYQALGMVGDEAGRVDAVQTSGLWRSAPEAAFDRIVDLARTLCGTPVALFSLINRDQQWFKARRGTDVDGSPRADSICTLVVEQVRPLVIPDTHLDPRVAERATVTGPMNVRAYAGVPVVTADGYALGTLCVIDHRPRPFTPEQIEALTQLAEVLGAELERRAAQVQLKRMSLTDALTGLPNRAQFREHLRQATQRVTLTGERVALALLDLDGFKDVNDSLGHQAGDDLLQQVATRLREVLSSSDLVARMGGDEFALVLTDVRGIGSVERVLTRLRDAMQRPFTVAGRELSVSFSTGVSLYPDDGVDAEEMLARADTAMYRAKRTGQGWAFFNALHDSRSAQDLETLSALKRAHELGELRAFFQPVVRANDYSPVGFEALVRWQRAGQLVSPAEFIPLAERSGQIHQLGAFMLREATRQIREDRLARVSVNVSPLEFDQPGYVQRLAGILAESGIDPSRLVLEITETSLLNAEHSRVVLAELRGLGVQLALDDFGTGYSSLSALSTLPVQHLKIDRSFVRHVGESGEQGDRALEVVRAIVTLARALRLTTVAEGVETAVQADLLRDVGCTFLQGFHFGRPAPLA; this is encoded by the coding sequence ATGACGGACGGTCGCCCTCACCTCAATCCCTATCAGGCACTCGGCATGGTCGGGGACGAGGCCGGGCGCGTGGACGCCGTCCAGACGAGTGGACTGTGGCGCTCCGCTCCGGAGGCGGCCTTCGATCGCATCGTGGATCTCGCGCGGACACTGTGCGGCACGCCCGTCGCTCTGTTCAGCCTGATCAACCGTGACCAGCAGTGGTTCAAGGCGCGCCGCGGCACCGACGTGGACGGTTCACCACGGGCCGACTCGATCTGCACGCTGGTGGTCGAGCAGGTCAGGCCGCTGGTGATTCCGGACACGCACCTCGACCCGCGCGTGGCGGAACGCGCGACCGTCACCGGGCCCATGAATGTCCGCGCCTACGCGGGCGTGCCCGTGGTCACGGCTGACGGGTACGCGCTGGGCACCCTGTGCGTGATCGACCACCGCCCCCGACCCTTCACGCCCGAGCAGATCGAGGCCCTCACGCAGCTGGCCGAGGTGCTCGGTGCGGAACTGGAACGCCGCGCGGCGCAGGTTCAGCTCAAGCGGATGTCCCTGACCGACGCGCTGACCGGCCTGCCGAACCGCGCGCAGTTCCGCGAGCACCTGCGGCAGGCGACGCAGCGGGTCACGCTGACCGGGGAGCGGGTCGCGCTGGCGCTGCTGGACCTCGACGGGTTCAAGGACGTCAACGATTCGCTGGGTCATCAGGCCGGGGATGATCTGCTGCAGCAGGTCGCGACCCGCCTGCGGGAGGTCCTGTCGAGCAGTGATCTCGTGGCACGCATGGGCGGTGACGAGTTCGCGCTGGTGCTGACCGACGTGCGCGGCATCGGGTCGGTCGAGCGGGTCCTGACCCGGCTGCGGGACGCGATGCAGCGCCCGTTCACGGTGGCGGGGCGGGAATTGAGCGTCAGTTTCAGCACCGGGGTGAGCCTGTACCCGGACGACGGCGTGGACGCCGAGGAGATGCTGGCCCGCGCCGATACCGCCATGTACCGCGCCAAGCGCACCGGTCAGGGCTGGGCGTTCTTCAACGCGCTGCACGACTCCCGCAGCGCGCAGGACCTGGAGACCCTGTCGGCACTGAAACGCGCCCATGAACTCGGTGAGCTGCGCGCGTTCTTCCAGCCGGTCGTCCGCGCAAACGATTACAGTCCGGTCGGGTTCGAGGCGCTCGTCCGCTGGCAACGCGCCGGGCAGCTGGTCAGTCCCGCCGAATTCATTCCCCTGGCGGAACGGTCCGGGCAGATTCACCAGCTGGGCGCGTTCATGCTGCGCGAGGCGACCCGGCAGATCCGCGAGGACCGCCTGGCGCGGGTGTCCGTGAACGTCAGCCCGCTGGAGTTCGACCAGCCGGGGTACGTGCAGCGCCTGGCGGGCATCCTCGCCGAGAGCGGCATCGACCCCTCGCGGCTGGTGCTGGAGATCACCGAGACGTCCCTGCTGAACGCCGAGCACTCCCGCGTGGTCCTCGCGGAACTGCGGGGGCTGGGCGTGCAGCTGGCCCTCGATGACTTCGGGACCGGGTACTCCAGTCTGTCGGCGCTGTCCACTCTGCCGGTCCAGCACCTGAAGATCGACCGGTCGTTCGTGCGGCATGTCGGCGAGAGCGGCGAGCAGGGCGACCGCGCACTGGAGGTCGTGCGGGCCATCGTGACCCTGGCCCGCGCGCTGCGCCTGACCACCGTCGCCGAGGGCGTCGAGACCGCCGTGCAGGCCGACCTGCTGCGGGACGTGGGCTGCACGTTCCTGCAGGGCTTCCACTTCGGGCGTCCCGCCCCGCTGGCCTGA
- a CDS encoding protein kinase, whose protein sequence is MTPALLAALFVVGVLLTVRLNERVLSVVVAVVVGALTLLLAALALGVGGPRAADMQLADLNRAQGLLVAAAFLIGTAAFHMGRMVLPSLNRPGRRPVKVQRTAAPTQVQRRTNLTQTQVTSDLRFQEYEVLDRIGVGGMGSVYRARRRQDGRTVALKVPQDKYLADAKFVKRFYREAEVLKRFSHPNIVRVYDYRMQDPEHYIAMEFLDGESLEDVLENRTLAFTESAQIMRALADALRHIHMQNVVHRDIKPANVMLLKNAFTEGTLREGGVKLMDFGIAVGKVLTRLTMTGARVGTPIYMAPEQAKGNRVDARSDVYSLGLLAYELVTGQTAFKGSYEAVVHQQVFESPKPPKQVRLEVPGKLNDLILHMIEKDPAARPTLDDVIARIDAGVLSDDVFNDPVALALSVQEKRGTLRLLDLKGKLRASLRDQTGGTQGLPGAPNAMASDHEGNMFITLLDYRQGRSGALVRKLDPDGKELASFGPYGLGDGELLQPVGVAVAQGQVFVLDAEAHHVVVFDLEGRFLRRFGGRGQGLGRFEKPRSIVSAPDGNVYVLDTGNNEVQRFNAQGEYLSRFAFRLDRNSDALRPLEGLGVDQFGAVYIVDSVARKVRKIEADGTPGLTFSMETLVGEPADAPWLIQVGPEGQLYAVRQGGQVLRIYSGVGDLLSSNDMYAPVQAMSLLQRPHVLQPA, encoded by the coding sequence GTGACCCCGGCCCTGCTCGCGGCCCTGTTCGTCGTCGGGGTCCTGCTGACCGTCCGCCTGAACGAACGGGTCCTGAGCGTCGTCGTGGCGGTCGTGGTGGGCGCCCTGACCCTGCTGCTGGCCGCACTGGCGCTGGGCGTCGGCGGGCCGCGCGCCGCCGACATGCAACTCGCGGACCTGAACCGCGCGCAGGGCCTGCTGGTTGCCGCCGCGTTCCTGATCGGCACGGCGGCGTTCCACATGGGCCGCATGGTCCTGCCCAGCCTGAACCGCCCCGGTCGGCGCCCGGTGAAGGTGCAGCGCACCGCCGCGCCCACCCAGGTGCAGCGCCGCACGAACCTCACGCAGACGCAGGTGACCAGCGACCTGCGCTTCCAGGAGTACGAGGTCCTCGACCGGATCGGGGTGGGCGGCATGGGCAGCGTGTACCGCGCCCGCCGCCGCCAGGACGGCCGCACGGTCGCGCTGAAGGTCCCGCAGGACAAGTACCTCGCGGACGCGAAGTTCGTCAAACGCTTCTACCGCGAGGCCGAGGTCCTCAAGCGCTTCAGCCACCCGAACATCGTGCGGGTGTACGACTACCGCATGCAGGACCCCGAGCATTACATCGCCATGGAATTCCTGGATGGTGAGAGCCTCGAGGACGTACTGGAAAACCGCACGTTGGCCTTCACGGAAAGCGCGCAGATCATGCGGGCGCTCGCGGACGCGCTGCGGCACATCCACATGCAGAACGTCGTGCACCGCGACATCAAACCCGCCAACGTCATGCTGCTGAAAAACGCCTTCACCGAGGGCACCCTGCGCGAGGGCGGCGTGAAACTCATGGACTTCGGTATCGCCGTCGGGAAGGTCCTGACCCGCCTGACCATGACCGGCGCGCGCGTCGGCACGCCCATCTACATGGCGCCCGAGCAGGCCAAGGGCAACCGCGTGGACGCCCGCAGCGACGTGTACTCGCTGGGCCTGCTCGCCTACGAACTGGTCACCGGGCAAACCGCCTTCAAGGGCAGCTACGAGGCCGTCGTGCACCAGCAGGTGTTCGAGTCCCCCAAGCCGCCCAAGCAGGTGAGGCTGGAAGTGCCGGGCAAACTGAACGACCTGATCCTGCACATGATCGAGAAGGACCCGGCCGCGCGCCCCACCCTGGACGACGTGATCGCCCGCATCGACGCCGGGGTGCTCAGCGACGACGTGTTCAACGACCCCGTCGCGCTGGCCCTGAGCGTGCAGGAGAAACGCGGCACGCTGCGCCTGCTGGACCTCAAGGGCAAACTGCGCGCCAGTCTGCGCGACCAGACCGGCGGCACCCAGGGCCTGCCCGGCGCGCCCAACGCCATGGCCAGCGACCACGAGGGCAACATGTTCATCACGCTGCTCGACTACCGCCAGGGCCGCAGCGGCGCGCTGGTCCGCAAACTCGACCCGGACGGCAAGGAACTCGCGTCCTTCGGCCCGTACGGACTGGGCGACGGGGAACTGCTCCAGCCGGTCGGGGTGGCGGTCGCGCAGGGGCAGGTGTTCGTGCTGGACGCCGAGGCCCACCACGTCGTCGTGTTCGACCTCGAGGGCCGCTTCCTGCGCCGCTTCGGCGGGCGCGGCCAGGGCCTGGGCCGCTTCGAGAAACCCCGCTCGATCGTCAGTGCGCCCGACGGAAACGTGTACGTGCTCGACACCGGCAACAACGAGGTGCAGCGCTTCAACGCGCAGGGCGAGTACCTCAGCCGCTTCGCGTTCCGCCTGGACCGCAACAGCGACGCGCTGCGCCCCCTCGAGGGACTGGGCGTCGACCAGTTCGGCGCGGTGTACATCGTGGACAGCGTCGCCCGCAAGGTCCGCAAGATCGAGGCGGACGGCACGCCGGGCCTGACCTTCTCCATGGAGACGCTGGTGGGCGAACCCGCCGACGCGCCCTGGCTGATCCAGGTCGGCCCGGAAGGGCAGCTGTACGCCGTGCGGCAGGGCGGGCAGGTGCTACGCATCTACTCCGGCGTCGGGGACCTGCTGTCCTCGAACGACATGTACGCCCCGGTGCAGGCCATGTCGCTGCTGCAACGCCCGCACGTCCTGCAGCCCGCCTGA
- a CDS encoding ABC transporter substrate-binding protein, with the protein MKKVLLTALLATLSAASAATLVFGGNGEPVSLESGNITDGISILVQRQIYDTLIDFEDGTTDLKPGLATKWTANANNTAWTFTLRKGVRFHDGTPMNADAVIFNLGRWWDKSHPYGFRDQGRTFEIVGELLGGYKGDATAVIKNIVKVNDTTVRVDLNKPSSVLPEVLAAGYFGIASPAAIKKEGAKYGTPASKPVGTGPFIFQSWRTGDRVTLLPNKLYWGEKAKVDQLVIRSIKDASQRLNELKAGTIDFANDLTPDSLKSIQADRNLVAVKRPSFNVGFVSLNNRNQYLKNQTVRQAISMAINKKEIAAAFWNGLAVSNASFLPPVLAWANSPKVPADYKFDPAAAKKMLADAGYPNGFSIDLWYMPVSRPYFPTPKPIAEAIAADLSVIGIKVNLKTEDWAKYLQDRNKEPGFDMYMIGWTGDYGDPDNFYGAYYGSNASDDINWNPANVETLLQQGRAANTQAAKTKVYQQLHEITYNAAYRIPMVHSNPLAAARSYVKGWTPSPLGSEPFNTISVGSKK; encoded by the coding sequence ATGAAGAAAGTGCTTCTGACTGCCCTGCTCGCGACCCTCAGTGCCGCGTCGGCCGCCACCCTCGTCTTCGGCGGTAACGGCGAACCCGTCAGCCTGGAATCCGGGAACATCACCGACGGCATCAGCATCCTGGTGCAGCGTCAGATCTACGACACCCTGATCGACTTCGAGGACGGCACCACCGACCTCAAGCCCGGTCTGGCCACCAAGTGGACCGCCAACGCGAACAACACCGCCTGGACGTTCACGCTGCGCAAGGGCGTGCGCTTCCACGACGGCACCCCCATGAACGCCGACGCCGTGATCTTCAACCTGGGCCGCTGGTGGGACAAGAGCCACCCCTACGGCTTCCGTGACCAGGGCCGCACCTTCGAGATCGTCGGCGAACTGCTCGGCGGGTACAAGGGCGACGCCACGGCCGTCATCAAGAACATCGTCAAGGTGAACGACACGACCGTCCGCGTGGACCTGAACAAGCCCTCCAGCGTCCTGCCGGAAGTGCTCGCCGCCGGGTACTTCGGCATCGCCAGCCCTGCGGCGATCAAGAAGGAAGGCGCGAAGTACGGCACGCCCGCCAGCAAACCCGTCGGCACCGGCCCCTTCATCTTCCAGAGCTGGCGCACCGGGGACCGCGTGACCCTGCTGCCCAACAAGCTGTACTGGGGTGAAAAGGCCAAGGTGGACCAGCTGGTCATCCGCAGCATCAAGGACGCCAGCCAGCGCCTGAACGAACTGAAGGCCGGGACCATCGACTTCGCCAACGACCTGACGCCCGACAGCCTCAAGAGCATCCAGGCCGACCGGAACCTCGTGGCGGTCAAGCGCCCGAGCTTCAACGTGGGCTTCGTCAGCCTGAACAACCGCAACCAGTACCTGAAGAACCAGACGGTGCGTCAGGCGATCAGCATGGCCATCAACAAGAAGGAGATCGCCGCCGCCTTCTGGAACGGCCTGGCCGTCAGCAACGCCAGCTTCCTGCCCCCGGTGCTCGCCTGGGCGAACAGCCCGAAAGTCCCGGCGGACTACAAGTTCGACCCCGCCGCCGCGAAGAAGATGCTGGCCGACGCCGGGTACCCCAACGGCTTCTCGATCGACCTGTGGTACATGCCGGTCAGCCGCCCGTACTTCCCGACGCCCAAACCCATCGCGGAGGCCATCGCCGCGGACCTGAGCGTCATCGGCATCAAGGTGAACCTGAAGACCGAGGACTGGGCCAAGTACCTGCAGGACCGCAACAAGGAACCCGGCTTCGACATGTACATGATCGGCTGGACCGGCGACTACGGCGACCCGGACAACTTCTACGGCGCGTACTACGGCAGCAACGCCAGCGACGACATCAACTGGAACCCCGCGAACGTCGAGACGCTGCTGCAGCAGGGCCGCGCCGCGAACACCCAGGCCGCCAAGACCAAGGTGTACCAGCAGCTGCACGAGATCACCTACAACGCCGCGTACCGCATTCCCATGGTGCACAGCAACCCGCTGGCCGCCGCGCGCAGCTACGTGAAGGGCTGGACGCCCAGCCCGCTGGGCAGCGAACCCTTCAACACCATCAGCGTCGGCAGCAAGAAGTAA
- a CDS encoding glycosyltransferase family 2 protein: MSGVSVSCAVVIAAFNEEDTVGEVVRVARTFTPEVIVVSDGSVDGTVRAARGAGAEVVDLAVNVGKGGALRAGLEAARSDVVILLDADLTGLSAAHLETLCDPVRRGDLDMSIGVFEGGGFVTDWGNKLTPHLSGQRACRREWLLSVPDLGTERWPEPAITRHLKATGARWAYVELPNVAQVVKEKKRGFWGGAKARTKMYVSLLTYRARRRG, translated from the coding sequence ATGTCCGGTGTCTCGGTATCTTGCGCGGTTGTGATTGCGGCCTTCAACGAGGAGGACACCGTGGGCGAGGTGGTGCGCGTGGCGCGGACCTTCACGCCGGAGGTGATCGTCGTGTCCGACGGGAGTGTGGACGGCACGGTCCGCGCGGCGCGTGGGGCGGGCGCGGAGGTCGTGGATCTCGCGGTGAATGTCGGCAAGGGCGGGGCGCTGAGGGCGGGGCTGGAGGCGGCGCGCTCAGACGTAGTGATCCTGCTGGATGCGGACCTGACGGGCCTGAGTGCCGCGCACCTGGAGACGCTGTGCGACCCGGTGCGGCGTGGGGACCTGGACATGAGCATCGGGGTATTCGAGGGCGGCGGGTTCGTGACGGACTGGGGGAACAAGCTCACGCCGCACCTGAGTGGGCAGCGGGCCTGCCGCCGCGAGTGGCTGCTGTCGGTGCCGGACCTGGGCACGGAACGCTGGCCGGAACCGGCGATCACGCGGCACCTGAAGGCGACCGGGGCGCGCTGGGCGTACGTGGAGCTGCCGAACGTGGCGCAGGTCGTCAAGGAAAAGAAGCGGGGCTTCTGGGGCGGCGCGAAGGCCCGCACGAAGATGTACGTGTCCCTGCTGACGTACCGCGCCCGCCGCCGGGGCTGA
- a CDS encoding ABC transporter permease, whose translation MGSYLIRRLARTLLVMLGISLVVFVFVRSIPGDPAVAMLGERATPEAAAALREQLGLNKPWFFNPANPLDAQYPKYMTALLSGDLGTGLKSNIPVLDDLKARFPATAELSIAALLVALLIGMPAGILAALRRNSIWDNLATTISLVGVSMPVFWLGLLLSYFFGVQLGILPPSGRTGTEFNVDPITGFNVLDALLRGQVAAAWDGVRHLILPAIALGSIPLAIVARITRSAMLDVLNQDYVRTARAKGLADRTVTMKHALRNALLPVVTVIGLQAGALLGGAVLTETIFSWPGLGSWVYDAISQRDYPIIQGGVIFAALVVSVVNLLVDLSYASLDPRIQYS comes from the coding sequence TTGGGCAGTTACCTGATCCGCCGCCTCGCACGCACCCTGCTGGTCATGCTGGGCATCAGTCTGGTCGTGTTCGTGTTCGTCCGTTCCATTCCCGGCGACCCGGCCGTCGCCATGCTCGGCGAGCGCGCCACGCCCGAAGCGGCCGCCGCGCTGCGCGAGCAGCTGGGCCTGAACAAACCCTGGTTCTTCAACCCCGCCAACCCGCTGGACGCGCAGTACCCGAAGTACATGACGGCGCTGCTCAGCGGTGACCTGGGCACCGGCCTGAAGAGCAACATTCCCGTGCTGGACGACCTGAAGGCCCGCTTCCCCGCCACGGCGGAGCTGAGTATCGCGGCGCTGCTGGTCGCGCTGCTGATCGGCATGCCCGCCGGGATCCTGGCGGCGCTGCGTCGCAACAGCATCTGGGACAACCTCGCCACGACGATTTCACTGGTGGGCGTGAGCATGCCGGTGTTCTGGCTGGGCCTGCTGCTGTCGTACTTCTTCGGCGTGCAGCTGGGCATCCTGCCGCCCAGTGGGCGCACCGGCACGGAATTCAACGTGGACCCCATCACAGGTTTCAACGTGCTCGACGCCCTGCTGCGCGGTCAAGTGGCCGCCGCGTGGGACGGCGTGCGGCACCTGATCCTCCCGGCCATCGCGCTGGGCAGCATTCCGCTGGCGATCGTGGCGCGCATCACGCGCAGCGCCATGCTGGACGTGCTGAACCAGGATTACGTACGCACCGCGCGTGCCAAGGGCCTCGCGGACCGCACGGTGACCATGAAGCACGCGCTGCGCAACGCGCTGCTGCCGGTCGTGACCGTGATCGGCCTGCAGGCGGGCGCGCTGCTGGGCGGCGCCGTGCTGACCGAGACGATCTTCTCCTGGCCGGGCCTGGGCTCGTGGGTGTACGACGCGATCAGCCAGCGGGACTACCCGATCATCCAGGGCGGCGTGATCTTCGCGGCGCTGGTGGTCAGCGTGGTGAACCTGCTCGTGGACCTCAGTTACGCGTCCCTCGATCCCCGCATCCAGTACAGCTGA
- a CDS encoding fumarylacetoacetate hydrolase family protein: MKLVRFTAGDSAAQWGVLSGTQVQVTRGMGGEITGETLEVAAVSLLPPAEPSKIVCVGRNYLDHIRELGNDTGDLPAEPGIFLKGPNALAEPGGSVQKPDWTDNFHFEGELALVIGQRARSLTPQNALAAVAGYTCGLDLTARDRQKTDLQWFRAKAADRFCPLGPWLETEFDPRDVRVQTRVNGVVRQDGRTAQMIFPVVDILVYLTRFVTLEPGDVVLTGTPEGVGPVGPGDVVEVEVEGIGVLVTPIS; the protein is encoded by the coding sequence ATGAAACTCGTCAGATTCACGGCAGGGGACAGCGCGGCGCAGTGGGGCGTCCTGAGCGGCACGCAGGTGCAGGTCACGCGCGGCATGGGCGGCGAGATCACGGGCGAGACGCTGGAGGTCGCAGCGGTCAGCCTCCTGCCCCCGGCCGAGCCGAGCAAGATCGTGTGCGTGGGCCGCAACTACCTGGATCACATCCGGGAACTGGGCAACGACACCGGCGACCTGCCCGCCGAGCCCGGCATCTTCCTGAAAGGCCCCAACGCGCTGGCCGAACCCGGCGGGAGCGTGCAGAAACCCGACTGGACCGACAACTTCCACTTCGAGGGCGAACTGGCCCTAGTGATCGGCCAGCGCGCCCGGAGCCTCACGCCGCAGAACGCGCTGGCGGCGGTCGCCGGGTACACCTGCGGCCTGGACCTGACCGCGCGTGACCGGCAGAAGACCGACCTGCAGTGGTTCCGCGCGAAGGCTGCCGACCGCTTCTGCCCGCTGGGCCCCTGGCTGGAGACCGAGTTCGACCCGCGCGACGTGCGCGTGCAGACCCGCGTGAACGGCGTGGTTCGCCAGGACGGCCGCACCGCGCAGATGATCTTCCCGGTCGTGGACATCCTGGTGTACCTGACGCGCTTCGTGACGCTGGAACCCGGCGACGTCGTCCTGACCGGCACGCCCGAGGGCGTCGGCCCGGTCGGCCCCGGCGACGTGGTCGAGGTGGAGGTCGAGGGTATCGGCGTGCTCGTGACGCCGATCAGCTGA